The following DNA comes from Ignavibacteria bacterium.
ATTTTAAGTTTTTAAATGAGACTTTTTTTGTAAATCCTGTAAGTCTTATATATATGCGCACCTAATTTTTCGGCTGTCATTCTCATCGGCATATTATCTTCCAGAACCCAGGAAATCTCAGCGCCGGTGTACCCATTCTTGTTGCCATTTTTAATGGTCTCAAGGTAGAATACTGAATCGATCGCTTTCTTCTGGTATTCAGGCTTTACACCCATAATTATAACTCTCAGAAAATCTATCTTCTTTTTGCCTGTCAGGATCTTCAAAAAGCCGAAGGGAAGCAGCCTTCCGTTCATTTTCTTCAAGACCTGGTTGAAATCAGGAAGAGAAAGTGTGAAGCCTGCAGGCTTGCCTGCCACTTCAGCGAACATCACAAGGTCAGGATCAACCACCATTTTGAGCGAATCAGCCAGGTAGTCAAATTCTGCGGTGGTAATCGGGACAAAACCCCAGTTACTTTCCCATGCGCTGTTGTAAATCTCTTCTATCTTTCTTACTTCGTTGTTAAGGTCCTTCATATTAAGCTTGTGGGTTGTCACATCAGAGCGCTTTTTGATAAGTTCGCTCATGCGTTCAAGCTTAGCCATTACTTTTGCATCATTTATAACCTCAGCGGGAATGTAGTAAGCATACAGGTCTTTGGCTTTTTCAAATCCAAAATTCTCTATTTTATTAATATAGTGTTTTGGATTGTAAGTCATTAAAAATACGGGAGATGAGTCAAACCCATCTATCAGTAAACCGCATTCATCATTTGTTGAAGGATTTACCGGTCCCAGTATTTCATTTAAGCCTTTGCTTTTTACCCATTCACAGGCGGTATCAAGCAGCAGATCGGATACATCTTCGTCGTCTATGGTTTCAAAGAACCCGAAGAATCCTGCCTTATCTTTATGAAAATCCGTGTGATTGTCATTTTTGATAGCGGCTATTCTGCCAGCAAGCTTGCCGTCTTTTTCCGCGAGGAAAAGCTGTACTTCAGCATGTTTAAAGAACGGATTTTTGTTCGGGTCAAGGTTTTTTCTTACATCAAAGATTAATGGCGGAACCCAGTATGGGTCTCCCTTGTATATATCCCATGGGAACTTAATGAACTCCATTCTGTCTTTTTCATTTTCAACTTTTCGTATCTTTATCAACCTGATCTTCAGTCCCTGATTTGAGATAAATTTTGATCCCGAATCAAATTTTTGTGTCCCTAAATATACCTGTTTTTGTTAAAAGATACAATCAAAAAAGGGGGGCACAGGGGTAGAACTCTATTGGTAAAAATAGAATTAATAGAGTATTATGTACCGCTGCAAGCATTAAAATTGCATAATATATTTGCTTTAATATAATACAGTTACATAGATTTATTAAAGTGATATATTAAATTCATTCCATGTTTCATTTGTTGTATGCTTCAAAATATTAGCAAAATTGAACTGAAATTCATAATATTTTTGATTATTTTAATTAAATTGAAATTTCTATTGAAACTACGACTACTTTATATAATTTTGATTTTGTTTTTTGTGAGTATATTTTCTGCGCAAAGCATATACTCGCAGGATAGCTGGTGGAAAGATAAGAAGTATAAGTCAGAAGAGAAACAAAGGAAATTCGATAACTGTAAAGCTGTATTCCTCAGCATTGCAGACGGATTAATGTATTCCAATGTCACATATATCAGCCCCTTTTTTCAGAATGAAATTTACCTGAGCCTTCAAAACAGTGAAAAGGGGTATTATAACAGGGAGCAATCAGGCTACATTATTGAAAATTTCTTTTCAACATACCCGGTTTCTTCTTTTAAGTGGAAGAACTCAAGCCGTTCAGAGCGTTTTGCATTTGCTTTGGGAAAATATAAATACAAAAAGGGCGGCTTTATCAGTACGTTCACAATTTCAGTATCATTAAAATATATCAATGATCTTTGGATGGTTGACCAGGTTATTGTAAACTAGCACTTTAAGGGCTGTTATATGTTTCAATTCGAAAAAAAAGACATATTCCGTTTCAAGGTCCTTGGGATGCTTTCTTTGATCCTTATATTTGTAATACTTTTTATTTTCGGTGTAAGATATTATTTTTCCCAGTCAATTATCAATAACTGGGATTCCATTTCAGCTGAAAAGAAAAAAGAAATTCACGCAGATTGCCTTAACATATTTTATAATTACCAAAATCAGACCTCGCAGTTTTCATACCAGCTTTTGATGAATAAAAAGCTGATCTCGGCAGTTACTTCCTTTAATACCAGGAAGTCATACGATGCGCTGTATGAATTGGAAAACCCCGGCGAGTATAACATTGAGATATATAATTCTCGCCTTGAGCTTTTTATATATTCAGGCAGGCAGATCTTCCCAGATATATTAGAGCTTAAAAAGGCATTAGCAGGTGAAAGATACTCAATAGTTAAAGAAACAGGTATTTATACCATGATAGTCGTTCTGGACCCGTTAAAGAGCGAAAGCGGCGCTATTGAAGGTGTAATGGTGGTTTCAAAGATACTGGATGTTAATACAGGCGCACAGTCTTCATTCCTTAACAGCTCAGGCATCAAAAAGGATATTTACGACAGGTTTCACCTTGATGTACAGTTTGAATTCAATTCACCGGCAAATACTTCAGCAGTTATAGATACTTCATCAGGCTCTCTTACCATGCTGCAGCTTAAAGGAATAAACAACAGCATTATTGGTAAAATGTTCATTCCCGGACTGGACCAGTCATCATACCTGCTGAGCGTAATGGGCAAGTTCGGTAATATTATCGGGTTCATAATATTCATACTTAATGCTGTATTGTTATACTGGCTTATACTGGCATCAGGAAAAGCCGATTCTTACTTTGTGAAGATATCTTTGGTATCTGCCGGATTTATCCTTTCAAGGTACCTGTGGCTGTACATGGATTTCCCGGGTGAGTTCTTTGTTCTTTTCGGTTCTGATATCTTCTCACCGGTGCATTATGCATCGGGAATCGGTTTTGGAATGGCTAAATCACTGGGTGAGCTATCTGTAACAGCTATAATGTTTTCTGTTATTTCGGTTTTTATTCTGATTAATGTTATAAAATTTTATAAATCAGAGCTTAAGCCTGTAAATAAATATGCCGCTGCAGCAGTTACACTGCTTGCTGTTATAGTTTCAATTGTAATAATGAATTATTTCGGAGTAATAGTTCAAAGCCTTATATTTGATTCATCAGTCAAGTTCATAGATAAATCTGACCTTTTTTCCTTCAACCAGCCAGAAATGATAGTCGTAAGCCTTATCATCCTTTTCCTTTCAGTCTCAATGGTAATGATACTCCTTGCATGTTCACTTATTACTGCCAGGTACTTTAACCCGGCAATTGGATTCAATAAGCTGCTTCGAAAAAATTCAGTATTGATATTTTTTGTATCGCTCCTTTTGGTTAACCTGATAATTTCAATATTTCCTGACCAATTCATAGAAGCTTCGCTTAAGCTGAATTTAAGGCTCATCATAATTGCTCTGGCTGCAATCTTCAGCTTGTATATCCAGCGGCAGCTTGCTGTAACCAGGGAATACAAATTTATAAACCTCATCAATCTTTCGCTTCTGCTCCTTGTATGCGCTGTATTTATACCGGCTGTGTTGCTGAATAAAATTACATCTCTAGAAAACAAATATCTTGAAAAATCAGCAAAGGATATATCGCAACAGTCAAGCGATAAGATTGCATTTTTAATATCTGCCACAGTTGATGATATCAGTGAAGATGCATCGATAGAAGCTGATATCAGGAATAAAAATAAATCAGGCAAGCTTGCTTTTAATATTTGGGCAAAGAGCAAGTTTTTTGAAGAGGACCTTAATTCAGCGGTTTATGTTCTGGATACTTCAAAAAAGCTTATTAGTGATTTTAACATAAATCCAGTTGAGCTGATTTCTGACAGTGTTTTAAGCTTTACGCTGAGCTCTGCCAAAAATAAAAAACAGCCGGATAACACAGAAATTTCTGCCGCAGAAGAAGTGACTGAAGAGGAA
Coding sequences within:
- a CDS encoding DUF4783 domain-containing protein, encoding MKLRLLYIILILFFVSIFSAQSIYSQDSWWKDKKYKSEEKQRKFDNCKAVFLSIADGLMYSNVTYISPFFQNEIYLSLQNSEKGYYNREQSGYIIENFFSTYPVSSFKWKNSSRSERFAFALGKYKYKKGGFISTFTISVSLKYINDLWMVDQVIVN